The stretch of DNA TCTGGCTTCCCGCGTCCTGGACTTCGAAAAGCCCTTCCGTAAATTCCTCCAGATTGAAAACCGCGGCCCGCTCCTTGAAGACAAGGCCCATGGAAGAGATCGGCGAAACTGAGACCGGAAACCCGCCTCTTTTCAGCCGCGCCATCAATTCCTCGCGCGTGGTTTTCAAAGGATTGGTACGGACTACAAGCGGCGGCCGCTCATGAAAAATCTCGAAGAGCGCCTTTGTTTTTTCCTCACCATAGGCCGCGGTCCAGCGCTCCACGAGCCACATGGGAAAGGAATAACGCAGCCCCAGGATTTCTTCCGAAGACAGGTCCGCGATTTCCGGAAGTGCTCCTTGCTTGAAATCCTCGAACCGCGGGAGCAGTTTCGCCGACCAGTCCCAGCGCCACAGCGCGCGCACCGTGTCGCGGAATGTATCGGGATCGATGAGCTCTTCCAGAAGCGCGGAAAGCACCACGAGCGCAAAGGGGTCTTCGGGAATTTCGAGATGCGCGGACCAGGCCTTCAAGAACATCTTGTTCCGGAAAAGGCCGTAAATGATTTCCGAAAAAAAACGCCGGTCGCGGGAACCCATTTTTCTGCGGTAGCGGTGGAAATAATTTCCGAGCCAGCGGTCGGCAGGATGCGGCGACGGCTCGATTTCCTTCCAGATGCCCGCGGCGATAGCGAGCTGATTTTTGAGTATGGGAATCTCGGACTCTGTCGGCACGATTACTCCTGCGGCTCTCCGCTGGGCGCATCCCGGAACAGAGGATTTTGTCCGGCCATTTCTTCGATCTTCAAGGTGAGGCTTTGCAGGCCCAGCTTGTCTTTCGCGGAAATCAAAATTCCGTCCGGCCAGTTGCTGAGCACGCGCTTTTTTTCGTCCTCGGTGAGCAGGTCGGCCTTGTTGAGGGCCAGGATTACGGGTTTCTCCTCGGCGCCGATGTCTTTCAAAACCGCTTCGACCGCGCTTTTGAGATCCTGCGCTTTGGGATGCGCGGCATCAAGCACGTGGATCAGGACGTCGGCGGTGGTGACTTCCTCGAGCGTGGCGTGAAACGATTTGATGAGCGTGTGCGGCAAATCGCGCAGAAAACCGACCGTGTCGGTAAAAAGAATGTCGTGCCGGCCGTTGACCGTCTGCAGGCGCGTCATGGGATCCAACGTGGCAAAAAGCTTGTCCTCGACGTAGCTGGAAGCGCCGGTCAGGGAATTCAGCAGCGTGGATTTGCCCGCGTTCGTGTAGCCGACGAGCACCGCGGAGATGAAATGTTTCTTTTTCCGGCCCGAACGCAAAAGGCTGCGGTGCCGGAGCACGCCGTCCAGGTCTTCCTTGACGCGTTTGATGCGGTTGCGGATTTTACGGCGGTCCCATTCCAGCTCGGTTTCGCCGGGGCCTCTTGTTCCGACACCGCCGCCGAGACGCGACATCACACCGCCCAAGCCGCCGAGACGCGGGAGAAGATAATTCAGCCGCGCGAGTTCTACCTGCAGCTTGCCCTCGCGCGTTTTAGCGCGGCGTCCGAAAATTTCCAGGATCAGGCCCGTCCTGTCCACCGCCGGAATTTTCGTGAAGGCTTCGATATTGCGCGCCTGGGCCGGCGTCAACTCCGAATTAAAAAACAGCACGTTGGCGCCCGCGGCTTTCGCCTTGTCGCGCACTTCGGTCAATTTCCCTTCGCGAATGAAATGGCTGGGGCTGGGCTGCGGGACATGCGCCATGGAATAGCCCATGACTTTTACCGCGGCCGCTTC from Verrucomicrobiia bacterium encodes:
- the hflX gene encoding GTPase HflX, which encodes MVDGRLQKNPRNRAYLVIVQTWQRSKDFLEESEHEMKELTEAAAVKVMGYSMAHVPQPSPSHFIREGKLTEVRDKAKAAGANVLFFNSELTPAQARNIEAFTKIPAVDRTGLILEIFGRRAKTREGKLQVELARLNYLLPRLGGLGGVMSRLGGGVGTRGPGETELEWDRRKIRNRIKRVKEDLDGVLRHRSLLRSGRKKKHFISAVLVGYTNAGKSTLLNSLTGASSYVEDKLFATLDPMTRLQTVNGRHDILFTDTVGFLRDLPHTLIKSFHATLEEVTTADVLIHVLDAAHPKAQDLKSAVEAVLKDIGAEEKPVILALNKADLLTEDEKKRVLSNWPDGILISAKDKLGLQSLTLKIEEMAGQNPLFRDAPSGEPQE